In Montipora capricornis isolate CH-2021 chromosome 4, ASM3666992v2, whole genome shotgun sequence, a single genomic region encodes these proteins:
- the LOC138045291 gene encoding nephrocystin-3-like — MASPTSSSSLSVDSGDTISSAFGGVSQEKTNGTRLARLLIDEGTSALERFLLFSIHPETLEDVLKKKSSKLQGLKLRGVIFDDQWEKLFPGTGDPPNIAQFDISLLHLLIREISNLPPPVTGWHKLPAKNDASIEANIARIKFFRNELSHSHSTAVTESEFEDKWDKISSALEGIMVYNQRQKILRLKNDPIDHNTYHTVEEHIKKWRRLQQLQQQENYEPNSCLPDEVPEVFGRSKEIDEVKQYLQSGKDAVVLITGGPGFGKTTVARETAHKLKENGHTVLFCSLLKKTTFLEAATEMIHSCGKMLGQLPENLEYWLKNWSKQIQSKLVFVLDNADSLVESEADRNFFLETLGAMRMLSKQNVAFVITSRKRFQHKSLPWKEVNLSPLSPDEAKKLLISRVSRRGTQIEEFSKVETIIKLCGCVPLALSIVGSLLSDYPEERIVEHLEKEPMTILEDGDESFQNAIMNSFDLLMKAEKDALIALSIFPGSFDYNAAEAVLKGTLGPETSPITTLRSLNNRSLVVVEQAGSHRYQMHPLIRAFAKKIGQTENPQVLLHSRELACEHFISRVEENTRLYWGKDTCKEAIESFSADRQNFEHFLQVFAHGLQTQEIATSCKKFLDSLFQTFEYLEKCISSKVYIEILELLLRSKTFQAESQPVHRVELLCLLGQEVRRLGDKTKYKGIMEEADLLFTSHVNEFQTKALSRVFYLHNRARFLTEANKPFNLEPKRLYDEALEICEKKLPDHPETAASLFFAGRNATWRKDNAEATEKYKKAFSLFQKLLGDHLMTARCLKEFADFVFSFAEQSDQGLDKALNYYRKAMRVMEKLGTHEQKESILTLKNYGNCHMEKGNFQEAEKMLLKAERVCERELENDHTWKVMVKTALGLLYHEMADKQENKASVTEELLTKMEASMKEGLDMCYRLNNGQKSINHLGNKAFIRNVLTSYPERFPKDLYPTL, encoded by the coding sequence ATGGCGTCACCAACGAGTTCTTCTTCGCTGTCTGTTGATAGTGGTGACACTATATCCTCAGCATTCGGTGGTGTATCACAAGAAAAAACCAATGGCACAAGGTTGGCTCGATTACTCATCGACGAAGGAACATCTGCTTTAGagcgatttcttttgttttccataCACCCCGAAACATTAGAGGACGTCCTAAAGAAAAAATCCTCAAAGCTTCAGGGACTAAAATTGAGAGGTGTCATTTTTGATGATCAATGGGAAAAGTTGTTTCCGGGTACTGGTGACCCACCAAACATTGCGCAGTTTGACATTTCTCTGTTGCATTTGTTGATTCGAGAAATTTCCAACTTACCACCGCCTGTAACAGGATGGCACAAGCTGCCTGCGAAGAACGACGCAAGCATAGAAGCGAACATCGCCAGAATCAAATTTTTCAGAAATGAGCTGTCCCATAGCCATTCTACTGCCGTTACCGAAAGCGAATTCGAAGACAAATGGGATAAAATATCTTCAGCTTTGGAGGGAATAATGGTTTATAACCAGCGACAAAAAATTCTGCGCCTCAAGAATGATCCGATCGATCACAATACGTATCACACAGTAGAGGAACACATCAAAAAATGGCGAAGGTTGCAGCAGCTGCAGCAGCAAGAAAATTACGAGCCTAACAGCTGTCTACCAGACGAAGTGCCGGAAGTATTTGGACGTTCTAAGGAAATCGACGAAGTAAAACAATACCTTCAGAGTGGAAAAGATGCCGTCGTGTTGATTACTGGAGGACCGGGCTTTGGAAAAACAACTGTGGCCAGGGAGACTGCccacaaattaaaagaaaatgggCATACTGTGTTATTTTGCAGTCTTCTAAAAAAGACAACATTCCTCGAAGCAGCAACTGAAATGATCCACTCATGCGGCAAGATGCTCGGACAGCTACCGGAGAATCTTGAATACTGGCTCAAAAACTGGAGCAAACAGATCCAAAGCAAACTGGTATTTGTCCTCGATAATGCAGATAGTCTTGTAGAGTCGGAGGCAGACCGAAATTTTTTCCTAGAGACCCTGGGTGCCATGAGAATGTTATCGAAGCAGAATGTAgcttttgtaattacatccagaAAGAGGTTCCAGCATAAAAGCCTGCCATGGAAAGAAGTAAATTTAAGCCCTCTATCACCCGACGAGGCCAAAAAGTTACTTATCTCCCGTGTCAGCCGTAGAGGAACCCAAATTGAAGAATTTTCCAAAGTGGAAACCATAATCAAGCTTTGTGGCTGTGTCCCATTGGCACTCTCAATCGTCGGTTCACTTCTGTCAGACTACCCTGAAGAGAGGATTGTTGAACATCTTGAAAAGGAACCCATGACTATCCTGGAAGATGGCGATGAATCATTCCAAAATGCGATTATGAATTCGTTTGATCTTCTGATGAAAGCTGAGAAAGATGCTTTAATAGCTCTGTCCATATTTCCCGGATCATTTGATTACAATGCTGCCGAAGCCGTTTTGAAGGGAACCTTGGGCCCTGAAACTTCACCGATTACGACGCTACGCTCCTTAAACAACAGATCTCTCGTTGTTGTTGAACAGGCAGGTTCCCATAGATATCAGATGCATCCTCTCATCCGCGCTTTTGCTAAGAAAATTGGTCAAACTGAAAATCCGCAGGTTTTACTTCACAGCAGAGAATTAGCTTGTGAGCACTTCATTTCCCGTGTGGAAGAAAATACACGTTTGTATTGGGGAAAAGACACATGCAAAGAAGCCATCGAATCTTTCAGTGCAGACAGACAAAACTTCGAGCATTTCCTTCAAGTTTTCGCTCATGGTTTGCAGACCCAAGAGATCGCAACCTCTTGCAAAAAGTTCCTCGACAGTCTTTTTCAAACGTTCGAGTATTTGGAAAAATGCATCTCATCGAAGGTTTACATCGAGATCTTGGAACTGCTACTTAGAAGCAAGACTTTTCAGGCCGAATCTCAGCCAGTGCATCGTGTGGAACTTTTGTGTCTGCTTGGTCAAGAAGTGAGAAGGCTTggtgacaaaacaaaatataaagGTATCATGGAAGAGGCTGATCTTCTCTTTACATCACACGTTAATGAATTCCAAACCAAGGCGCTTTCGCGTGTGTTCTACCTTCATAACCGAGCCCGTTTTCTAACAGAGGCGAACAAGCCTTTCAATCTTGAACCCAAAAGGTTGTATGATGAAGCATTGGAAATCTGCGAGAAGAAACTTCCTGACCACCCCGAAACCGCAGCCAGCCTCTTTTTTGCCGGAAGAAACGCTACGTGGCGCAAGGACAACGCAGAAGCAACCGAAAAGTATAAGAAGGCCTTTTCTTTGTTCCAAAAACTTCTTGGAGATCATTTGATGACGGCTCGATGTTTAAAGGAATTTGCGgactttgttttttcctttgcggAACAGAGTGATCAAGGGCTAGACAAAGCCTTGAACTACTACAGAAAGGCCATGAGAGTTATGGAAAAGCTGGGAACACACGAACAAAAGGAGAGCATCTTAACTCTAAAAAATTATGGAAATTGCCACATGGAAAAAGGCAATTTTCAAGAAGCAGAGAAGATGCTTTTAAAGGCAGAACGAGTTTGCGAGAGAGAGCTAGAGAACGATCACACATGGAAAGTTATGGTCAAGACGGCACTTGGTCTCCTCTATCATGAAATGGCggacaaacaagaaaacaaggcaTCTGTTACAGAAGAATTGTTAACCAAAATGGAGGCATCAATGAAGGAAGGACTAGATATGTGCTACAGACTCAACAATGGCCAGAAAAGCATCAACCATTTGGGCAACAAGGCATTTATCCGGAACGTTCTAACCTCGTACCCAGAAAGATTTCCCAAGGACTTATACCCTACCTTATAA